Proteins encoded within one genomic window of Haematospirillum jordaniae:
- a CDS encoding AEC family transporter: MFVVFGALLPVVMLLGLGYGVRAAGFVSPRIWSALEWITYYILIPSFLIHALGHRPPEPAVIGGMASGILGVSLCMTLALWSVPILFPACDRAAFTSVFQGVIRGNTFIALGVAEGLWGPPGLALVAAAAGVTVILFNVLCVGTLSVFLVQAQGKWHLVLKIALALARNPLIWACVIGWAVGTGVISVSDGFMNGLGFAGAAAVPMALLVAGSGLRFGPLGASWLMEALSSLLKLLIMPAGGVLAAHLLGLEGMVRAVVILMLALPAPPSAYVLARQMGGDAPLMARIISLQMIFAFFTLPATVLVADML; encoded by the coding sequence GTGTTCGTTGTGTTCGGTGCCCTGTTGCCTGTGGTGATGTTGCTGGGGCTTGGATACGGCGTACGTGCGGCAGGCTTTGTCTCCCCAAGGATATGGTCCGCCCTAGAGTGGATAACCTACTATATTCTTATTCCTTCCTTCCTGATTCATGCTTTGGGTCACCGCCCGCCTGAGCCTGCGGTAATCGGGGGAATGGCAAGTGGTATTCTGGGGGTATCGTTATGTATGACGCTGGCCCTGTGGTCTGTCCCTATCCTCTTTCCGGCCTGTGATCGCGCGGCGTTCACATCTGTTTTCCAAGGAGTTATTCGTGGAAATACCTTTATTGCCCTTGGTGTTGCAGAAGGCTTGTGGGGGCCGCCCGGTCTGGCTTTGGTTGCAGCGGCGGCTGGCGTAACAGTCATTTTATTCAATGTGCTGTGCGTTGGTACTTTATCGGTTTTTTTGGTGCAGGCGCAGGGAAAGTGGCATCTTGTCCTCAAGATAGCCTTGGCCTTGGCACGTAACCCGCTGATCTGGGCCTGTGTTATTGGCTGGGCTGTTGGAACGGGGGTCATTTCCGTTTCTGACGGCTTTATGAATGGGCTGGGTTTTGCTGGAGCGGCTGCTGTGCCCATGGCCTTGTTGGTGGCCGGCTCCGGTCTGCGGTTTGGTCCGTTGGGTGCAAGTTGGTTGATGGAGGCGTTATCTTCTCTGCTCAAGCTCTTGATTATGCCTGCTGGTGGGGTGTTGGCGGCGCACCTGTTGGGGCTTGAAGGTATGGTGCGTGCGGTGGTGATTCTTATGCTCGCTTTGCCAGCCCCGCCTTCGGCATATGTGCTTGCCCGGCAGATGGGAGGGGATGCTCCACTTATGGCTCGCATAATATCTTTGCAAATGATCTTTGCCTTTTTTACCCTGCCAGCCACGGTTCTTGTAGCCGATATGCTATAG
- a CDS encoding FAD-binding oxidoreductase produces MSVADHILSELYSVVGAEGVLVDPEALDPFLREERGRYRGASSLVVRPSSVEQVSAIVRLCARHALSLVPQGGNTGLCAGAVSDAGQVILSLGRMNRIRSIDPVNFTMTVEAGVVLETIQKAALDADRFFPLSLGAQGSCQIGGNLATNAGGLNVLRYGNARDLCLGLEVVLADGRIWNGLKRLGKDNTGYALKHLFIGGEGTLGIITAAVLKLFPRPLEKQTALCAVSDVRSVPHLLALARSLSGDQVSAFELMARFSLELACRHLDSVTDPFESPWPWYVLVEFSTTRAETDLRTVFERFLEEAFEQALIGDAVIAESGRQDAAFWRMREGLPEAQKHEGASVKHDISVPIGSVPEFLERAMQAVSQAVPGIRPCPFGHVGDGNIHFNLTQPETMSSADFLAKWEDLNRIVHDIVADMGGSFSAEHGIGRLKVDEMLRYKADEEIDMMRRIKKALDPQHILNPGVILCSDRL; encoded by the coding sequence GTGTCTGTAGCTGATCATATCCTGTCCGAACTGTATTCTGTTGTCGGAGCAGAGGGTGTTCTTGTTGATCCTGAAGCCCTTGACCCTTTCCTGCGTGAAGAACGTGGGCGGTATCGTGGTGCGTCATCGCTTGTTGTGCGCCCATCTTCGGTCGAGCAAGTCTCTGCCATTGTACGACTGTGTGCCCGCCACGCATTAAGTCTTGTCCCCCAAGGCGGTAATACAGGGTTATGTGCCGGGGCCGTTTCCGATGCCGGTCAGGTCATTCTGTCATTGGGGCGCATGAACCGGATTCGCTCCATAGACCCCGTCAATTTTACCATGACCGTCGAAGCCGGCGTGGTTCTGGAAACGATCCAGAAGGCCGCATTGGACGCAGATCGCTTTTTTCCCTTGTCGCTTGGTGCACAGGGTTCCTGCCAGATTGGCGGTAATCTGGCAACCAATGCCGGAGGTTTGAATGTCTTGCGCTATGGGAATGCCCGCGATTTGTGCCTGGGGCTGGAAGTTGTGCTGGCAGACGGTCGGATATGGAACGGTCTGAAGCGCCTGGGCAAGGATAATACGGGGTATGCGCTGAAACACTTGTTTATCGGGGGGGAGGGGACGCTTGGTATTATCACCGCCGCTGTTCTGAAGCTTTTCCCTCGCCCGCTTGAAAAGCAGACAGCACTGTGTGCTGTTTCCGATGTCCGCTCTGTCCCTCATCTTCTGGCTTTGGCGCGCTCTCTCTCAGGTGATCAGGTTAGTGCCTTTGAATTGATGGCCCGTTTCTCTCTTGAGCTGGCATGCCGTCATCTTGATAGTGTTACGGATCCTTTTGAATCTCCTTGGCCATGGTATGTTCTGGTTGAGTTTTCAACCACCCGGGCCGAAACAGATTTGCGCACAGTGTTTGAACGCTTCCTGGAAGAAGCGTTTGAGCAGGCACTGATCGGCGATGCGGTTATTGCCGAAAGCGGGCGGCAGGATGCTGCATTCTGGAGGATGCGCGAAGGGCTGCCCGAGGCCCAGAAGCATGAGGGTGCTTCAGTCAAGCACGATATATCCGTTCCCATTGGCAGTGTACCGGAGTTTCTGGAGCGGGCTATGCAGGCTGTATCTCAAGCTGTTCCAGGGATCAGGCCGTGTCCATTCGGGCATGTCGGGGATGGTAACATCCACTTTAACCTGACGCAGCCTGAGACAATGTCTTCAGCTGATTTCCTTGCCAAGTGGGAAGATTTGAACCGGATTGTCCATGACATTGTTGCTGATATGGGCGGGTCTTTTTCCGCTGAGCACGGTATAGGGCGTCTCAAGGTTGATGAGATGCTTCGTTATAAGGCAGATGAAGAAATTGATATGATGCGCAGGATCAAAAAGGCCCTTGATCCCCAACATATTCTTAATCCCGGCGTTATTCTTTGCAGCGATCGGCTATAG
- the lptF gene encoding LPS export ABC transporter permease LptF has translation MRTITSYVLFQLATGTILVTAGLLSVAWLTQSLRYIELIVTQGVSVHSFLTLTGLLLPGFLSLIMPVALFMVVLFTYNRLNTDRELVVIRAAGVGPFGLARPALILAFVMMAAGYSLTLWLGPESARSFKELQWSLRNDASKLMIQDGTFNDVATGLTVYTRARTSNGELLDVMIHDTRTPGKTNTIIAERGAVASSPAGPVLILGKASSHQVTLGTGTMALLDFERLSVNLSDQPEKESGQRYREAQERPTSELLTVTEKTDLTIRPADVPRFRAEAMQRLFNPISYICFVLIALAGLLSGAFSRRGHTRRIALTATAMVLVQSGIIGAGNLASHATNLLPLIPAAVLLPTAIALFILARSNQSITVTYFPNRTRMS, from the coding sequence ATGCGTACCATAACGTCCTATGTCCTGTTTCAGCTTGCTACCGGAACCATCTTGGTTACTGCCGGCCTGCTTTCTGTTGCCTGGCTCACACAGTCGCTGCGTTACATTGAGCTGATTGTTACGCAGGGCGTGTCCGTCCACTCCTTCCTGACCTTGACCGGCTTGCTGCTCCCTGGCTTCCTGTCCCTAATCATGCCCGTCGCCTTGTTTATGGTTGTTTTGTTTACATACAACCGCCTGAATACAGACCGCGAGCTTGTTGTTATACGTGCAGCCGGGGTAGGCCCGTTCGGCTTGGCACGTCCGGCACTGATTCTGGCTTTTGTCATGATGGCAGCTGGCTACAGCCTGACGCTCTGGCTGGGGCCGGAGAGTGCGCGTTCCTTCAAGGAACTGCAATGGAGCCTGCGCAACGATGCATCAAAGTTGATGATCCAAGATGGTACTTTCAACGACGTTGCCACCGGTCTTACAGTCTATACCCGCGCCAGAACCAGCAACGGAGAGCTGCTGGACGTCATGATCCATGACACTAGGACACCGGGTAAAACAAACACAATTATAGCAGAACGAGGAGCTGTTGCTTCGTCGCCGGCAGGCCCCGTTCTGATTCTGGGCAAGGCGAGCAGCCATCAGGTTACCCTTGGAACCGGAACCATGGCACTGCTGGATTTCGAGCGCCTGTCCGTCAACCTATCGGATCAGCCTGAGAAAGAAAGCGGACAGCGCTATCGTGAAGCACAGGAACGACCAACGAGCGAGTTGCTAACGGTCACAGAGAAAACAGATCTGACCATCCGCCCGGCTGATGTACCCCGTTTCCGGGCAGAAGCCATGCAGCGACTCTTTAACCCCATATCCTATATCTGCTTCGTGCTGATTGCCCTTGCTGGTCTTTTGTCCGGTGCCTTCAGCCGGCGTGGACATACACGGCGCATTGCGCTGACAGCAACAGCCATGGTTCTGGTGCAATCCGGGATCATCGGTGCCGGTAATCTGGCATCACACGCTACAAATCTTTTACCCCTGATTCCTGCCGCTGTTCTTTTGCCAACAGCGATAGCCTTGTTTATCCTTGCTCGTTCAAACCAATCCATTACCGTGACCTATTTCCCCAACCGGACCAGAATGTCATGA
- a CDS encoding leucyl aminopeptidase, whose protein sequence is MKISFAKPALPASGTVVVGILAGRKLTATARSLDKSGGGHLSRAMEAAAFEGRAEQTLTILAPAGSGLSRLVLLGMGEAAKLDTAAFERLGGATWSAIANAKDKDVTLVVDALPGCNVPIAQAAAHMAIGALLRSYRFDRYRTEATEKKDDKPQVGKLIVSTADHDLAKKAFAPMEAVAEGVFLTRDLQSEPANILGPVEFSEECQKLEKLGIKVSVLTEKEMKKLGMNALLGVGQGSARGSRTVILEWNGSKAKTPPLAVIGKGVCFDSGGISIKPAGGMEDMKWDMGGAGVVTGLMAALARRKAKANVVGFLGLVENMPSGTAQRPGDVVRSMSGQTIEVINTDAEGRLVLADVLTYAQRKYKPATIIDLATLTGAIIIALGMEHAGLFSNDDTLAGQLTKAGQETGEKLWRLPMGDSYDKLIKSDIADMKNVGDGRGAGSITAAQFLARFVESGTPWAHLDIAGTTWTNKDLPLASKGATAFGVRLLDRYITEHIETKR, encoded by the coding sequence ATGAAAATAAGCTTCGCCAAACCTGCCCTGCCTGCCTCGGGTACAGTCGTTGTCGGCATTCTTGCCGGGCGCAAATTAACCGCAACGGCCCGTTCCCTGGACAAATCTGGCGGAGGACACCTGAGCCGGGCCATGGAGGCTGCTGCCTTTGAGGGACGGGCCGAGCAGACGCTAACCATTCTCGCACCAGCTGGCAGCGGCTTGTCCCGTCTTGTTCTTCTGGGCATGGGTGAAGCCGCAAAGCTGGATACGGCCGCGTTCGAACGGCTTGGCGGGGCCACATGGTCGGCCATAGCCAACGCAAAGGACAAAGACGTCACGCTAGTTGTCGATGCTCTCCCCGGATGCAATGTGCCCATCGCACAGGCGGCAGCACACATGGCCATAGGGGCTCTTCTGCGCTCTTACCGGTTTGATCGCTACCGGACCGAGGCGACAGAAAAAAAGGATGACAAACCGCAGGTTGGCAAATTGATTGTTTCAACCGCAGACCATGATCTGGCCAAAAAAGCCTTTGCCCCGATGGAAGCCGTGGCCGAGGGCGTGTTCCTGACCCGGGACCTGCAAAGTGAACCTGCCAATATCCTAGGTCCGGTTGAGTTCAGCGAAGAATGCCAGAAGCTGGAGAAGCTTGGCATCAAGGTCAGTGTCCTGACTGAAAAAGAGATGAAGAAACTGGGCATGAATGCCTTGCTGGGCGTCGGGCAAGGCTCTGCCCGCGGTAGCAGGACCGTGATACTGGAATGGAACGGCAGCAAGGCCAAAACGCCACCTCTGGCCGTTATTGGCAAGGGCGTCTGCTTTGACAGCGGCGGAATCTCCATCAAGCCAGCCGGCGGCATGGAAGACATGAAGTGGGATATGGGTGGAGCCGGCGTAGTGACCGGGCTGATGGCAGCCCTAGCCCGTCGCAAGGCCAAGGCCAATGTAGTTGGCTTCCTCGGCTTGGTCGAGAACATGCCCTCCGGCACAGCCCAGCGCCCAGGGGACGTTGTCCGCTCCATGAGTGGCCAGACCATCGAGGTCATCAACACCGACGCGGAAGGACGGCTGGTGCTGGCCGATGTCCTGACCTATGCCCAGCGCAAGTACAAACCCGCGACCATTATTGATCTTGCAACCCTAACCGGAGCCATCATCATTGCCTTGGGCATGGAACACGCCGGCCTGTTTTCCAACGATGACACACTGGCCGGACAGCTGACCAAGGCCGGACAGGAAACAGGGGAAAAGCTGTGGCGCCTGCCAATGGGAGACAGCTACGACAAGCTGATAAAATCAGACATAGCCGACATGAAAAACGTCGGCGACGGTCGTGGCGCCGGCTCCATTACGGCCGCGCAATTCTTGGCCCGTTTTGTAGAAAGCGGAACACCGTGGGCACATCTGGACATCGCCGGAACAACCTGGACCAACAAGGATCTGCCCCTTGCATCCAAGGGCGCGACAGCGTTCGGTGTACGCCTGCTGGATCGCTACATCACTGAGCATATTGAAACCAAGCGCTAA
- the cysQ gene encoding 3'(2'),5'-bisphosphate nucleotidase CysQ, translating into MPDFRLLADSLIPVVRKAGSAIMGIYESDFAVLQKDDDSPVTAADRVAEDILVPALRDLTPDFPVVAEEAVAAGDCPSVGSGPFWLVDPLDGTKEFVRRNGEFTVNIGLVSRQHPVFGIVYLPVSDVLYLGYGSGGAFRYTGDSLPERLQCRAPGAEGLTVLSSRSHAKGETLSAWLADKVVASIVNAGSSLKFCRLAEGTADVYPRFGPTSEWDTCAGHAVLLAAGGRMTCLDGTPFVYGKPGFGNPGFIASGL; encoded by the coding sequence ATGCCCGATTTTCGCCTTCTTGCCGACAGCTTGATACCGGTTGTTCGCAAGGCTGGATCTGCGATCATGGGGATTTACGAAAGTGATTTTGCTGTCCTGCAAAAAGACGACGATTCACCAGTGACGGCGGCAGATCGTGTTGCCGAGGATATCTTGGTTCCAGCCCTGCGTGATTTGACGCCGGATTTTCCCGTTGTGGCCGAAGAAGCAGTGGCTGCGGGGGATTGCCCTTCCGTGGGGAGTGGGCCGTTCTGGCTGGTTGATCCTTTGGATGGCACAAAAGAGTTTGTGCGAAGAAACGGCGAGTTCACTGTCAATATCGGGTTGGTTTCAAGGCAACACCCCGTCTTTGGGATTGTATACCTTCCGGTTTCGGATGTGCTGTATCTTGGCTATGGTTCCGGTGGTGCTTTTCGGTATACGGGTGATAGCCTGCCGGAACGTTTGCAGTGCCGTGCCCCCGGTGCCGAAGGACTGACCGTGCTTTCCAGTCGTTCCCATGCCAAGGGAGAAACTCTTTCGGCTTGGCTTGCTGACAAGGTTGTTGCCAGTATCGTGAATGCCGGAAGTTCGCTGAAGTTTTGTCGCCTAGCAGAAGGAACGGCTGATGTCTATCCCCGCTTTGGTCCTACCAGCGAGTGGGATACCTGTGCGGGCCATGCTGTTCTTTTGGCTGCCGGCGGGCGCATGACTTGTCTTGACGGGACACCTTTCGTCTATGGCAAGCCGGGTTTTGGCAATCCGGGCTTTATTGCTTCTGGCTTGTGA
- a CDS encoding L-threonylcarbamoyladenylate synthase: MPVIPFSDPTALRVAAGILRSGSLVAFPTETVYGLGADATQDRAVARIYEAKGRPSFNPLICHVPDPESLVPLVHCDERARLAMAAFWPGPLTLVLPRREGCSLSPLVSAGLPSVAVRVPDHPLALALLRECGRPIAAPSANRSGSISPTLAAHVVASLGDRIDMVLDGGACGVGVESTVVDLTGRQPALLRPGGISRERLEAVLGALVWDVDNDVAPHSPGQLLSHYAPSCPVRLDAVSASPEEALLGFGAAGLTAGATLNLSPSGDLVEAAANLFAMLFKLDAAGWAGIAVMPIPDHGLGLAINDRLRRAAAPRDPRQGFIG; encoded by the coding sequence ATGCCTGTTATCCCATTTTCTGATCCGACAGCGCTGAGGGTTGCAGCCGGGATCCTTCGTTCAGGCAGCTTGGTCGCGTTCCCGACCGAGACAGTCTATGGCCTTGGGGCCGACGCAACCCAAGACCGTGCCGTTGCCCGCATTTACGAGGCCAAGGGACGGCCATCGTTCAACCCCTTGATCTGTCATGTGCCGGATCCGGAATCCTTGGTGCCCTTGGTTCACTGTGATGAACGGGCCCGACTGGCTATGGCTGCCTTCTGGCCCGGGCCACTAACCCTTGTTTTGCCGCGGCGTGAGGGGTGCTCTCTTTCTCCATTGGTTTCAGCGGGTTTGCCCAGTGTTGCCGTTCGTGTACCGGATCACCCCCTGGCTCTTGCTCTTCTGCGCGAATGCGGGCGACCGATTGCCGCACCTTCGGCCAACCGTTCGGGATCTATCAGTCCGACGCTTGCTGCTCATGTTGTTGCCAGCTTGGGTGACCGTATTGATATGGTTCTGGATGGGGGAGCGTGTGGTGTCGGGGTGGAAAGTACGGTTGTGGATTTGACTGGACGTCAGCCTGCTCTGCTGCGTCCCGGGGGGATTTCGCGGGAACGTCTGGAAGCTGTTCTTGGGGCGCTTGTATGGGATGTCGACAATGATGTGGCACCGCATAGTCCCGGTCAGCTTTTGTCGCATTATGCTCCTTCTTGTCCCGTTCGCCTTGATGCTGTATCGGCAAGCCCGGAGGAGGCATTGCTTGGTTTTGGGGCTGCCGGTCTGACAGCGGGTGCTACGCTTAACCTGTCCCCTTCCGGTGATTTGGTTGAAGCTGCTGCCAATCTTTTTGCCATGTTGTTCAAGCTGGATGCTGCCGGTTGGGCCGGAATTGCCGTGATGCCCATTCCAGATCACGGCTTGGGATTGGCAATCAACGACCGTTTGCGACGCGCGGCTGCCCCCCGCGATCCCCGTCAGGGTTTTATTGGCTGA
- a CDS encoding acyl-CoA dehydrogenase, producing the protein MADYTAPLKEIMHSMKVVGLSDITALPAYSDATDDLVQAVLEEAGRLGSQELAPLNSLGDRMGCRLENGTVHTFPELQSFYARYRDGGWNAIPFDPEYGGQGLPWLVAAGVQEIWQSANMAFGLCPMLNQGAVDLLDAHGSDEQKALYLPKMISGEWTGTMNLTESQAGSDLSQIKARAVREGNAYRITGTKIFITYGDHDLSDNIIHMVLARLNDAPEGVKGISLFLVPKYLLNPDGSLGDRNDVACTGLEHKLGIHASPTAVMSFGEREGAVGWLVGEENKGLACMFTMMNNARLNVGLQGYAIAERAYQHAAWYARERVQSKPVVGEHKGPATIIHHPDVRRMLMNMKARTQAGRLLTFSAIAANDRAIKTADPRKAAAWAARVALLTPLVKLWGTEIGVDVANEAIQVFGGMGFVEETGAAQFYRDARIAPIYEGTNGIQAADFVGRKIQKDQGREMFALINELRTALPRHDASLTPPLEEALKGLERTTRWACTASTADAYAAALPFTRQAALTLGGCWLALSATQAQDSEDHAFAQEKTTTALYFIRHILPQVAALEADATAGANALMAIPEEAF; encoded by the coding sequence ATGGCTGACTACACTGCCCCTCTGAAAGAGATCATGCATTCCATGAAAGTAGTCGGGCTGTCGGATATCACAGCACTACCTGCCTACAGCGACGCAACGGATGATCTGGTACAGGCTGTGCTGGAAGAAGCAGGACGGCTGGGCAGTCAGGAACTGGCACCACTGAACAGCCTTGGTGACCGCATGGGGTGCCGTCTTGAGAATGGCACGGTTCACACCTTCCCGGAACTGCAATCCTTTTATGCCCGCTACCGTGACGGGGGATGGAATGCCATTCCTTTTGATCCCGAATACGGGGGCCAAGGCCTGCCATGGCTTGTTGCAGCCGGCGTACAGGAAATTTGGCAATCTGCAAACATGGCTTTTGGCCTGTGCCCCATGCTGAACCAAGGCGCAGTGGATCTGCTGGATGCCCACGGATCCGACGAACAAAAGGCCCTGTACCTGCCGAAAATGATTTCGGGAGAATGGACCGGCACCATGAACCTGACGGAATCACAGGCCGGCTCCGACCTGTCCCAGATCAAGGCACGCGCCGTCCGGGAGGGGAACGCATACCGAATTACCGGTACCAAGATTTTCATCACCTATGGCGACCATGACCTATCGGACAATATCATTCATATGGTTCTGGCCCGCCTGAATGATGCACCGGAAGGCGTCAAGGGAATCTCCCTGTTCCTAGTTCCGAAGTATCTACTCAACCCCGACGGCAGCCTTGGTGACCGTAATGACGTTGCCTGCACAGGGCTGGAGCACAAACTGGGGATTCATGCCAGCCCGACGGCGGTCATGTCATTCGGGGAACGTGAAGGGGCTGTCGGCTGGCTTGTCGGTGAAGAAAACAAGGGGCTGGCCTGCATGTTCACCATGATGAACAATGCACGCCTCAATGTCGGACTACAGGGCTATGCTATCGCCGAACGGGCCTACCAGCACGCCGCCTGGTATGCGCGGGAACGTGTCCAGTCCAAGCCCGTGGTGGGGGAGCACAAGGGGCCAGCCACCATTATCCATCACCCTGATGTCCGACGGATGTTGATGAACATGAAGGCCCGCACACAAGCCGGACGCCTGCTGACATTTTCGGCCATCGCAGCTAATGACAGGGCCATCAAGACAGCAGATCCCCGGAAAGCCGCTGCATGGGCAGCCCGGGTTGCGCTGCTGACCCCTCTGGTCAAGCTGTGGGGTACAGAGATCGGCGTGGATGTTGCCAACGAAGCCATTCAGGTCTTTGGTGGCATGGGCTTTGTAGAGGAAACAGGCGCAGCACAGTTTTACCGTGATGCACGGATTGCCCCCATTTACGAGGGAACAAACGGCATTCAAGCCGCTGATTTTGTCGGCCGCAAGATTCAGAAAGACCAAGGGCGTGAAATGTTTGCGCTGATTAACGAGCTGCGTACAGCCCTTCCACGCCATGATGCCAGCCTTACGCCACCTCTCGAGGAAGCCCTAAAGGGACTTGAACGAACAACACGCTGGGCCTGCACCGCCTCGACAGCAGACGCCTATGCGGCTGCCCTCCCCTTTACCCGGCAGGCTGCCCTGACACTGGGTGGATGCTGGCTTGCCTTGTCAGCGACGCAGGCTCAAGACAGCGAAGATCACGCTTTTGCGCAGGAGAAGACAACAACGGCCCTGTACTTCATCCGCCATATTCTTCCACAGGTGGCAGCCTTGGAGGCCGATGCGACAGCAGGCGCCAACGCCCTGATGGCGATACCGGAAGAAGCCTTCTAG
- a CDS encoding DUF2061 domain-containing protein has protein sequence MRDILKTGSFAVLHFCVGFAITYLLTGSIAIATGVALLEPTANTIVFYFHEKVWNKFSPQSKVIGACGGHKRLAEEPFGTR, from the coding sequence ATGCGTGATATCCTGAAAACGGGTAGTTTTGCGGTCCTGCATTTTTGTGTTGGCTTTGCTATCACCTATCTTCTGACCGGCTCCATCGCCATCGCTACGGGGGTTGCCCTACTAGAGCCAACCGCCAATACCATTGTATTCTACTTCCACGAGAAGGTATGGAATAAGTTCTCACCGCAATCCAAGGTCATTGGCGCGTGCGGTGGACACAAGCGGCTGGCCGAAGAACCATTCGGGACACGCTGA